The Piliocolobus tephrosceles isolate RC106 chromosome 16, ASM277652v3, whole genome shotgun sequence DNA window ATATCCTGTATATGCCTAATACTAGAACAATCTGGGCAACTAAATAAACAATGTAGCATTGGAATATAACacaaagtattaaataaatatctataagTCCATTCTTACAAGTAAAggaataattccaaataatttatgcagATAAATTATCTACATAATTGataaatgataattatatatatatatatatatttgtgtccTGATTTACTTGATTTTTTCTCTATTTACTTTCATGGTTTGGTGGGccattgttatggactgaatgtttgcatcCCACCCTTCACCCCCAAATTCCCATGTTGAAGCCCCAACCTGTAGTGTGGAGCTGGGGCTGCTAAAAAAGTAATTAAGGTTACATGAAGTCATGGTGGGGCTCTGATCTGCTATTGGTGTCCTTATAGGGAGAGAACCCAGAAAGCTtgttccttccctccctgtgCATGCAAACAAGAGGGCATGGGAGCACACGGAGAGAAAATCaagtaaatagaaaacatatatataaatgataaaatatcatttatgtaGATGAATTATTTTGCAGGATATGCAGATATTGGCCCCCTCAAGAAAGTGGAGCTTCAATCCCCACCCTTTGAGTGTGAGCTGCATTTAGCAACATAGGAGGAAGGGAAAGTAACTTCACTGTAGAGAAACCCGGCAAATACTTCCTCTGTCAGCTGGCCAAGGTTAATATCATCAGTGATAAGGCATGTTGATAGCATATACCCTTGATGTGATGTGATGAGAATAACTCTTCATTTCTGTGGTCTTCCTCTTGAAAACCTATAATTCCAGTCtgagaaaaaaaacagacaaacccaAACTGAAGGACATTTTATTTGTAGATACCTGACCAATAGGCCTCAGAACTGTCCAGGTCATCAAAAATAAAGCATCACAGGTCAGAGGAGGGTAAGGAAACATGGCCACTAAATGTAGTATGgtgtcctggatgggatcctTGAATAAAGACACTAGAGAAAAACCAGAGAACCCAGGCCAGGCGCggcagctcaggcctgtaatcccagcactttgggaggccgaggcaggcggatcacgaggtcaggagaacaagaccatcctggctaacatggtgaaactctgtctctattaaaaaaaaaaaatacaaaaaattagcctggcgtggtggtgggcgcctgtagtcccagctactcgggaggctgaggcaggagaatggcgtgaacccgggaggcggagcttgcagtgagccgagatcgggacactgcactccagctccagcctgggtgacagagtgagactctgtctcaaaaacaaacaaacaaaaaactagagaaTCCAAACACAATGTGGGGTTTAGTTAATAGACATGTACTAAGTAAGGTTGGTTCCTTAGTTGTGATGAGTGAATCACAACAATACGGTAATAAAAAAGGGAACTAGCCACTGCAATGGTTCAcacctaatcccagcactgtaggaagcccacgcaggaggattgcttgagcctggaagtttgagaccagcctgggcaacataataagaccccgtcctctacaaaaaagttttaaaaaattagccaggtgtagtggcatgcacctgcagttccaTCTTCTCAGCTAGTtggggtgagaggatcactggagtccaggagttaaaggctgcagtgagctgtgatcacccaactgtactccagcctgggtgagagagcaagaccttgtcaaaataaaataaaataaaataaagaggaaactAAATGAAGGGGACACAGGAACtttctgtactatctttgtaactttttctgtaattctacaactattctaaaataaaaagttaatttaaaatataaaaacactttgtTTCACTTTATAATGGCTGGGTAGGTTTTCAGATCTTTAATGAAGTACGTCCCAGATGTCTAGAGGCAGAGTCCAGAGATGGGCAGGCACCCAGTTGAGCCtggtgcactggctcacgcctataatcccagcaatttgggaggctgaggcagtaggatcacttgagcccaggagtttgaggctatcgtgagctatgattgcactactgcattccaaactgggcaacatagtgagatcttgtctctcaaaaaaaaaattgaaagttaaTGTTGGTTAATCTTTTACTGGCTCGTTTTGGCTCTCGCATGGAGTCACTGGCCTCTGTCTTCTGCTTTTCCcccatttaatcatttattttacaaGACCATTTTTTTCCCAGTTTAATGAGACACAAACtctcaactttttatttaaaacagaaatgcagTAGATCTGTAAGCTAAACCTTTTGccgttcatatggaaacaaatatCAGTAATCCTCTTTGGTCTAAAcaaaaattcataattatttatacatttaaaaatatatttcgtTTCAAATATTGTTAGTGGGGCAATAAATCATAAAGAGATACAACCAGTCAAAATTAGACATTTAAAGAATTACTCTCAAAGACATTACAACAACTCCAAAGTCCAGGGATCTTATAAGACTAATTTATTAGGAAAACATTTACAAAGACAGCTTTTTAATGCTGAGTTGTACCTGATTTAATGCAGTCAGAATGAAAGAAGAAgcatttttctccttattttgctGATCTGTCAGATTTTGCTTAAGTTAGGAGAGCCTACAATTTCAAGGCTAGATAACTGGAATTCCatgaattaacacagaaagaCAGGAGAAAGGCAGGGAAGTTCAAAACTCACAATTTGGGGGGAAATCAGCAGAGTAAGATTACTAATAAGTGAAATATTGGGCATATGATTTCTTAATTTCCATTAGTTATGCAAATATCTTATTGTTAGTATTTAGATtagtattttagaatattttgtagagactgaaAAGCAAATACATAATTGCATTAGCATTGTTAAGTATCAGTGTTTTCTGTTTGACAAATAATCATACAGCTGTGTTCTCGGGCTGCAATAACAAAACACTAGAGACTGAGcagctgaaacaacagaaatttgtttctcacagtctggaggctggaagtccaagacagAGGTGCCAGCAGCAAGAGTTTCATTGTGAGGCTTCTCCTCTTGGCTTGTAGGTGGCTGCCACCTCTCTGTGTGCTCCCACACCCTCTTGTTTGCATGCACAAGGAGGGAGGGAAcaagctctctggggtctcctcCTATAAGGACACCAACCTTAGCAGATCACGGCCCCACCATGACTTCATATAACTTTCATTACTTTTTTAACAGCCCCAGCTCCACACTATAGGTTGGGGCTTCAACATGGGAACTGGGGGGTGAAGGGTGGGACACAAACATTCTGTCCATAACAATGGCCCACCAAATCAtgaaagtaaatggaaaaaaaaaatcacagttcaAGAATGACATAAAACTTAACTAGGTGTGTTATAGAACAATGCATAGAACTAAACTGAGAAGTTAAAACATAAactcattgatttttaaagacaACCTTTCTCAAGTTCGGTTCACCTTAGGGCTGATACACATCTTCAGAACCAGATTTTGGTCTCTAATATTATCTTCCGCTGAAAGCCAGGGCAAACAGGTTTCTGTTCATTTCATTTTGGCCTATACTTTCTCTTTAAAGTGACCATTAATATTCACTATCACAATTAAGCTTTGGTCTGGGCCATTCTGAGACCAAGCTCTGGAGATCACAATTTTAAAGGATTAAATTATCACAACAGTAATCTTTGTTCTGACAAAATTATTAATCTGACAGTGACTGAATTATCTTGGGACTCTCCCAAGCCCTAAATGAATACAGCAAAGATAAATGTGAAGAATTCAGGAACAATTGCTTCTGTTATGGTCAGTAAGCTCCTAACAGATCAGGTTTCTGCAGAAAACAATTCTGGACAAATGTTTAAAAGCAACAAACTACATGaagggacttaaaaaaaaagaagccaagcCTTGGAAGAAAGACAGGCCACAGGCTGAGTtcttatttttatggcttttaaCCAGAGTGCAAGACACAGATCTGCATTGTGCAGGGCAGCCAAAGCTCCTTTAGAAAACCACCATCTTTCTGGCTGAAAGAGTCAGGGGTCAGAATGGGGGGCAACCACCACTGCTGAAAAGAGTTGGGTGAGGAACCCTGAAAGGAGAGCCAGAAATGGGGGAACTCCAAACTCTCTGTCAGCTCTGTCCAAATCTCTGACTTGTAAACTAAAAAGAAAGGTTTCTACCATCAGCAGACTGTCACCCACAGACATTTACAGAGCATTTTGGTTTGGAGTTCTTCCTAATGGCCACCCTACGGAAAAATATATAGGTGTTGTTTTGCCCTGGAAGCCAGACAGATCAGAATATTGGGTAAGATAGCTGGGTCAGCTGTCCTTGGATTGATCCCAAACACTATGTTCCTTTCCAGGCCTGAGAATCGCCGGACACTGTCCAAAACAATGTGATCACCCAACATATCACATGCATCTCTGAGCTGCACAACCCTTTTCTTCCTCATTGCTTTCAAGAGCTTATACTTATAGCGCTCCACTTCTTTTGTAGTGCTGACAAGCACAGCAACATCCTTTGGAGAATAGCCCCTTTCAAAGAAGAATCTGCAGGTGTCTGCCACAAAGGTCACTATTTGCTCGACAGTCAAGCGTTTCTTAATTTGTAAGGTTCCCTGAACACCCTGGGACCATTCAGCTTCAAGAAGTACCTCAAGGGAACCAGGGGGGATGTTAAATGAAGGATTATTTCTAAttacttgcatttctttttgtaAGTACTTGGCTATTGGATCTGCATTGCGAACTATTCTGGTGAGCTCTTCTCTTGGATACTGGTCTGAGAGAAGGGGGAGGCCACTGCAATCCAAGTGGCTGGTCTGAAAGTAGTCCAGAAAGATCCAGAGAATTCCTGGGCCATCCTTTGCTCTCCGAGTGATGGTTTTTGCCTTCCCATACCAGTCCCCATCCTCAGAACGGAAATTCTGAGCTTCGTCAATGACGATGTGTTGAATGTgttcaaacttttcttttatgaaaGTTTTCCGGGTCTCTGCTTGGCAGATATTTTTATCactgcaaaaattaaaagaacacacTCAAGTTTTATCCAAAAAAAGCAAGGGGGGAAAATGAATGTATCATGTTCCTCTGAGCACAGTATGTTATCACAGATGATTTTACCACTCAATTCTCAAGAAAGAAGGTGACTTAGCAGAAAAAATTAAACCCAGATTAAATAATACTTAGAGACATAAGATCCAACTGCTTACCTGATAAAGTTCCTCAGAGGCTGGTTTTCACAAACGTAAAGAATTCTCTTTTCCTCACAGTGAAACACATTCCTGATCTTCTCCATGATCTTCATGGCCATGATGGTCTTCCCTGAGCCAGGTAAGCCGTGGACAAACAATTCTCTGTTCTTACGGAGGCTTCTGGAGAATATCTCATACTGCTGGGCTGTGAGCAGATTTAAAACCTCACAGCCGAGCTGGTCACTCAAGAGAGACCTGAAGCCAAGCAAGACAATCACGAGAGACTGCAGCAGGGCTTCCATGTGCTGGGTGCCTGCAAGTCTATAGGACGCGGGGTAATCCATCGGAGACACTGCAGCCTCCAAGGCCTCTGCACTGCTCTTAGGACTCAGGCAGAGGACCTTGGCCCTGACACACACCTTCCCGGTGTAGCCCCCCACGTTCACCAGGTTCTGCTTCAAAGTAAAGGCGGTGCGAGTGCAGTAGTCCTGGCTCTCTGCATCCTGCTCCCTGAGGACAGTGTAGAGAATGGGGGTGCTGTTCCGTGCTATCAGCAGTGCATCACAGATGACTCCTGGCTTCTCCTGCAAGTTCAGGTCCACAGCCCAGCTTCTAGAGAGGATCACAATTCCCTGGGAGAAAGGTTGCACTTGGTTGTTTACTAACTCCTGTAGTCCTTCGTGCTCTGAGGTCAGGTCCCTCCAGAGGGACTCTGGAGTATATCGCAAATGTCCCGGTGGGACTGTATGtgaaaagaatgataaattaAGGGAAGAGAAATAACCCTATTGATTATGATGACTAATTATAATTAACTAATTGATTAACTGCATTATTACTTATGGaagtttcaaatattattttataaatattattataattataaaggaaaagaacacTTGGAATACCTGGTATACTTCATCTAAATCCACgtgttttttaaaacttacaacCTTGGGAAATTCCTTAACCTAAGACTTTGCTATCTCATCCgtaaaacaaaactaagaatAGCACATTTCCTATGaggaggaataaatgaaataacataaaatgtttgGTTCATTATAGCAGCTTGAGAAATGTTGGttctcttcctcccctttctACTTTCGAAATACCTGAATCTCAAAATGCCCCATTGCTGGGAGTAGCAGGAGCCCCTCCTCTGGCCCCAGGAAGAAGGTATTCATTAACTCCATATTTGCAGGGGAGAAGGAGTCATATTAAAGCCTTTATTGGCAGTGAATTTCCTGCAGTCCTGGACTGGAAGATCCTTAAAGCTATCTCTCCTGAAGCAGAATTCTTGCATCACTTAAAGATCAACGTATGGCTCCCCGCTATCACAAAAGTCTTCCCTTTGTCATACACAAACAAGAAATAATTCTGTGACATGAGAATATACTTGCATTGGAGGATTATGAACTTATTTCAATGATCATGGGTTCCAAAGTGGGGGGAAGATAACTGTTGTCCTGTTGTGGTAGTGTTAGAGTACAAACCCAAATCAAGATTTGCAGTGgtaatttcaaatgaaattacCCAGGTTTTATTGGTAATTGTTTATTGTTCATTGTTGCTGGTGCTTTCTCTTTCGTACCAGGTGCTCATACAACTTGATTATGCCTGcaacctggatgacagtgagTAGGAGATGGCATCTATCATGAGACACATCCAGattttagagatgttaaaatATAGGGGGAAACACACATCTTAGAATGGATAAAATAGGATAACTGAGCATATGTTTAAAATGAAGCTTTGGAaaccaaagaaatgtaaaataagaaaatacaccATTTGTTGATTGTACCAGGGAATTTGCACGTATCTCTGGTCCTCACAAATTTTCCAAGGAAGATATATTTATTCCCATCTTCATATGAGTAGATAAGGACTCAAAGAGGTCAAGTGAGAGCTGggtgcagctactcaggaggctgtggtaggaggattgcttgagccagggaatttaaggctgcagtgagctatgactatgccactgcactccatcctgggcgacagagcaagatagtgtctcaaaaaataaaaaaataaaagagatcaagtgacttgcccaacatCACACCACTAGGAAACGGCAGGGCCAGAGTCGGAACCCAAGTCTCTTGGACATCAGATCCTCTACTGTTTTTGCTCTGCCTGGCAAGTCACAGACTACTCCTGCCTGATAAATGGTAAAAGTCACTAAAACACTTGATGTTTATTTACCTCATTATTGCATaggtcttctttttctttaattgtatAATGGAACATGCTTCTGAAGGAAATTATGGGAAGATCAGAAGTGTCTCTTTCATTTCTTAACAGTAATGATAGGGACCAGACTAGATGTTCAATTAATGCCGCCATTCCAGGTGCACCAGAGTAGTCATCACTCCCCATGTGATTTGAGGACTCTGTGCCTTTGCACAGGTGTGCTCTGAAACTCTGATGTCTTCTTCTACCTTGATCACTTGATAAACTCCTCATCCTCCCCAGAAATCCCATATTCATCCTTCTGTCCTTGGAGCTCCCACCATGTATCCATTCTGGGAACTCATTTCACCATGGATCTAGGGAATCTTTAGAAACAGCAGTTAAGGGTCCAGGGCAGTTGTTCTCAAACCATAAGAAATCAATCAGGTGAGGGAGCCTAAAGGTTTAGGACACCAAGAGGAAGAACACTGGGGCTGGCTGATTCTGATCTGCTACACCAGGCCCTGAATATCTTTAGTGCCAGTAACTCCATTACAGACAAAATTTCTATTTGAGACAATCATTGCATTTCTTCCAAGAGAAGCACTGACAGCATTGAATCTGAACCTAATTTATTGTCAATCAATGCTAATAATTAATGTGCTAAGaacatctttattcttttttttttattattattatactttaagttctagggtacatgtgcacaacgtgcaggtttgttacatatgtatacgtgtaccatgttggtgtgctgtacccattaactcatcatttacattaggtgtatctcctaatgctatccctcccacttgtcccctccccacaataggccccggtgcgtgatgttccccttcctgtgtccaagtgatctcactgttcaattcccacctatgagtgagaacatgcggtgtttgattttctgttcttgcaatagtttgctgagaatgatgatttccagctgcatccgtgtccctacaaaggacacaaactcatccgtttttatgactgcatagtattccatcgtgtatatgtgccacattttcttaattcagtctgtcactgatggacatttgggttgattccaagtctttgctattgtgaatagtgccgcaataaacatacgtgtgcatgtgtctttatagcagcatgatttataatcctttgggtatatacccagtaatgggatggttgggtcaaatggtatttctagttctagatccttgaggaatagccacactgttttccacaatggttgaactagtttacagtcccaccaacagtgtaaaagtgttcctatttctccacatcctctccagcacctgttgtttcctgattttttaatgattgccattctaactggtgtgagatggtatctcattgtggttttgatttgcatttctctgatggcgagtgatgaagagcattttttcatgtgtctgttggctgtatgaatgtcttcttttgagaagtgtttgttcatatactttgcccactttttgatggggttgtttgcttttttcttgtaaatttgtttgagttctttgtaggttctggatattagccctttgtcagatgagtagattgcaaaaattttctcccattctgtaggttgccttttcactttgatggtggtttcttttgctgtgcagaagctctttagtttaattagatcccatttgtcaattttggcttttgttgccgttgcttttggtgttttagacatgaagtccttgcccatgtgtatgtcctgaatggtattacctaggttttcttctagggtttttatggttttaggtctaacatttaagtctctaatccatcttgaattaattttcatataaggagtaaggaaaggatccagtttcagctttctgcttatggctagccaattttcccagcaccacttattaaatagggaatcctttccccatttcttgtttttctcagatttgtcaaagatcagatggctgtagatgcgtggtattatttctgagggctctgttctgttccattggtctatatctctgttttggtaccagtaccatgctgttttggttactgtagcctt harbors:
- the LOC111525425 gene encoding schlafen family member 11 — its product is MMQDLLQLSEDFECQLSLSSGPPLSRPVYSKKGLQHKKELQQLLFSVPPGHLRYTPESLWRDLTSEHEGLQELVNNQVQPFSQGIVILSRSWAVDLNLQEKPGVICDALLIARNSTPILYTVLREQDAESQDYCTRTAFTLKQNLVNVGGYTGKVCVRAKVLCLSPKSSAEALEAAVSPMDYPASYRLAGTQHMEALLQSLVIVLLGFRSLLSDQLGCEVLNLLTAQQYEIFSRSLRKNRELFVHGLPGSGKTIMAMKIMEKIRNVFHCEEKRILYVCENQPLRNFISDKNICQAETRKTFIKEKFEHIQHIVIDEAQNFRSEDGDWYGKAKTITRRAKDGPGILWIFLDYFQTSHLDCSGLPLLSDQYPREELTRIVRNADPIAKYLQKEMQVIRNNPSFNIPPGSLEVLLEAEWSQGVQGTLQIKKRLTVEQIVTFVADTCRFFFERGYSPKDVAVLVSTTKEVERYKYKLLKAMRKKRVVQLRDACDMLGDHIVLDSVRRFSGLERNIVFGINPRTADPAILPNILICLASRAKQHLYIFP